In Liquorilactobacillus hordei DSM 19519, the following proteins share a genomic window:
- a CDS encoding NAD(P)/FAD-dependent oxidoreductase: MTKEIKKYKYLIVGGGMAADQAVAGIRSIDKEGTIGIISSDTDEPYARPALSKKLWVDPDFHDEDIDFHTAQKYDAWIKLATKVTKVNPKKHTIETDNGEEFEYDKLLLATGSEAKTLKGENSERVIALRSKQDYLKIRKFSGKGKHVIVVGNGYIGSEIAAGLIQSDTKVSLVITGDRIFDKKFPIFLSEKYEEKYLKAGIKIYHNKKASSYDLVGDEVKVQLNDGTVLQGAGLVLGIGAFTDYSLASEAGLKVDEHGVVVNEQLKTSVSDIWAAGDIISYPDQILGRQSAGHVRHAINSGLFVGKQMAGVTGTYNYTPVFYSWVFDINWEAFGQVNSSLKMYAETLGDDKYIVYYFDKQTLVGILSWNSDVHLEHLKEILKKRPTIEELDRVINLRAVE; encoded by the coding sequence ATGACGAAGGAAATTAAAAAATATAAATATTTAATTGTTGGTGGTGGAATGGCCGCAGATCAGGCGGTAGCTGGTATTCGTTCGATAGATAAGGAAGGAACAATCGGAATTATCTCGTCAGATACGGATGAACCATATGCTAGACCGGCACTAAGTAAAAAACTTTGGGTGGACCCAGATTTTCATGATGAAGATATTGATTTTCATACAGCTCAAAAATATGATGCGTGGATAAAGCTAGCAACTAAGGTAACAAAAGTTAACCCAAAAAAGCATACCATAGAAACCGATAATGGTGAGGAATTTGAATATGATAAATTGCTACTTGCAACTGGTAGTGAAGCAAAAACACTTAAAGGTGAAAATAGTGAACGTGTAATTGCATTAAGATCAAAGCAAGATTATCTCAAAATTCGTAAGTTCAGTGGTAAAGGTAAGCATGTGATTGTTGTAGGAAATGGCTATATTGGAAGTGAAATTGCTGCAGGATTGATTCAAAGTGATACTAAGGTCTCATTGGTGATTACTGGGGATAGGATTTTCGATAAGAAGTTCCCTATATTTTTAAGTGAGAAATATGAGGAAAAATATCTCAAGGCAGGAATAAAAATCTACCATAACAAAAAGGCATCTAGCTATGATCTTGTTGGAGATGAAGTTAAAGTTCAGTTAAATGATGGGACCGTACTGCAAGGTGCTGGCCTTGTCTTAGGAATTGGAGCATTTACAGATTATAGCTTGGCTAGTGAGGCTGGTCTCAAGGTAGATGAACATGGAGTTGTTGTTAATGAACAGTTAAAGACCTCTGTCTCCGATATTTGGGCTGCTGGTGACATTATCTCTTATCCTGATCAGATTTTAGGTCGACAAAGTGCAGGTCATGTTAGACATGCTATCAATTCAGGACTCTTTGTTGGAAAACAGATGGCTGGAGTGACTGGGACTTACAACTACACACCGGTTTTTTATAGTTGGGTATTTGATATTAATTGGGAAGCGTTCGGCCAAGTTAATTCAAGTTTGAAGATGTACGCAGAGACACTTGGAGATGATAAATATATTGTTTATTATTTTGACAAACAAACATTGGTGGGAATTCTCTCGTGGAATTCTGATGTGCACCTGGAGCATTTGAAGGAAATATTAAAGAAACGGCCAACGATTGAAGAACTGGATAGAGTGATAAATCTTAGAGCAGTTGAATAA
- a CDS encoding GNAT family N-acetyltransferase, with protein sequence MKEEVVYRKMVDADYQEVLEMVIETWNYREWIEKPLVKPMAEFFLCDLLVGADDVFVAVIANKVAGIVATSHEQWSRLQYVWQRRQLKALLQLAGFEDKNYIFAQYMETMNIDEELLALSGKKYGGALNLLIVKEGYQGLGIGGKLYKHFYDYLQGLGVKNFYLFTDNSSNFKFYDHKRLTRVNQKNFFWKDKDGEPHKKPEIYYLYEGNITI encoded by the coding sequence ATGAAAGAGGAAGTTGTTTATAGAAAAATGGTAGATGCTGACTACCAAGAAGTTCTTGAAATGGTCATAGAAACATGGAACTATCGTGAATGGATAGAAAAACCGTTAGTTAAACCAATGGCCGAGTTTTTCCTATGTGACTTGTTAGTCGGAGCCGATGATGTCTTTGTGGCAGTGATAGCTAACAAGGTGGCTGGAATAGTGGCAACAAGTCATGAACAGTGGTCAAGGTTGCAGTATGTTTGGCAAAGGCGTCAATTGAAAGCATTATTGCAGTTGGCAGGATTCGAAGATAAAAATTATATCTTTGCACAATATATGGAAACGATGAATATTGATGAAGAACTATTGGCGTTAAGTGGAAAGAAATATGGCGGAGCTCTTAATTTATTAATTGTTAAAGAAGGATACCAAGGACTGGGAATCGGAGGAAAGCTGTATAAACATTTTTACGATTATCTTCAGGGCCTGGGGGTAAAAAACTTTTACTTGTTTACCGATAATTCATCCAATTTTAAGTTTTATGATCATAAACGTCTAACTAGAGTTAATCAGAAGAACTTTTTTTGGAAAGATAAAGATGGAGAGCCACACAAAAAACCAGAAATATATTACTTGTATGAAGGTAATATTACCATATAG
- a CDS encoding ABC transporter substrate-binding protein produces the protein MKKLNIMFFGIILLCLVLFIISFELEKDSSSGKSDKVVNIFNWGDYIDPKLITKFEKQTGYKVSYETFDSNEAMYTKIKQGGTAYDIAIPSDYTIKKMINNHLLLPINHSKLKGLSNIDSKFLNLSFDPGNKYSLPYFWGTLGIIYNKKYVSANEVKNWNDLWNPKFKNSIMLIDGAREVMGLTLNSQGKSVNDTDPKDLQAAYEKLKKLSPNVKAILADEIKVYMAQDEAPIAVSYSGEAMEMMDNNKNLRYTIPEEGSNIWFDNMVIPKTAKNVKGAYAFLNFMLQPKNAAQNAEYVAYATPNKAAKKLLPKSMQTDKVMYPTSKIISHLEVYNALSQKNLSKYNDLFLQFKMH, from the coding sequence ATGAAAAAATTAAATATTATGTTTTTCGGAATTATTTTGCTCTGTCTTGTACTTTTCATAATTTCATTTGAACTTGAAAAGGATAGCAGTAGTGGGAAAAGCGACAAAGTTGTTAATATTTTTAACTGGGGAGATTATATTGACCCAAAATTAATCACAAAATTCGAAAAACAAACAGGATACAAGGTTTCATATGAGACTTTTGATTCCAATGAAGCAATGTATACAAAGATTAAGCAGGGTGGAACGGCTTATGATATTGCAATTCCTAGTGATTATACGATAAAAAAAATGATTAATAATCATTTGTTGCTACCAATTAATCATAGTAAACTAAAGGGATTAAGCAATATTGATTCCAAATTTTTAAATCTTTCCTTTGATCCAGGTAATAAGTATTCTCTTCCGTATTTTTGGGGAACGTTAGGAATTATTTACAATAAAAAATATGTGAGTGCTAATGAGGTCAAAAATTGGAATGATTTATGGAATCCAAAATTCAAGAATAGCATTATGTTGATTGACGGTGCCCGTGAGGTTATGGGATTGACCTTGAATAGTCAGGGAAAGTCAGTTAATGATACTGATCCTAAGGACTTACAGGCAGCATATGAGAAACTCAAGAAGTTGTCACCAAATGTTAAGGCGATTTTGGCAGATGAGATAAAAGTTTATATGGCACAAGATGAAGCACCAATTGCTGTATCTTACTCTGGAGAAGCAATGGAGATGATGGATAATAATAAGAATTTGCGTTATACGATTCCAGAGGAAGGTTCAAATATCTGGTTTGATAACATGGTTATCCCTAAAACGGCGAAAAATGTCAAGGGTGCTTACGCGTTTTTGAATTTTATGTTGCAACCTAAAAATGCAGCGCAAAATGCAGAATATGTTGCTTATGCCACTCCGAATAAAGCGGCAAAGAAATTGCTACCTAAGAGTATGCAAACTGATAAGGTGATGTACCCAACGAGCAAAATAATTTCGCATCTTGAAGTGTATAATGCTTTATCACAGAAAAACTTGAGCAAATATAATGATTTATTTTTACAATTTAAAATGCACTAA
- a CDS encoding ABC transporter permease, with product MITKKNNFWRNLYLVIAFLILYLPIFYLIFYSFNSGGGMSDFSHFTWRYYREIWADQRLILITVQTFFLAFLSSLLATIIGTSGALGIYSIKNMQVRTLILGLNNILLVSPDVIIGSSFLIFFTVLGIKLGFTSVLLSHIAFSIPIVVLMVLPKLQEMNSSFINVAQDLGANQWQILKGVILPIITPGMIAGYFMAFTYSLDDFAVTFFVTGNGFETLSVEIYSRARQGISLEINALSALMFLFSLVLVIGYYFISKDSPKSKRKDQKAQQNLIR from the coding sequence ATGATTACTAAGAAAAATAATTTTTGGCGTAATTTATACCTAGTAATTGCATTTTTAATTTTATATTTACCGATTTTTTACTTAATTTTCTACTCTTTCAATAGTGGTGGCGGAATGAGTGATTTTTCACACTTTACATGGAGATACTATCGGGAAATTTGGGCGGATCAAAGGCTAATCTTAATTACAGTACAAACATTCTTTTTGGCTTTTTTATCTTCACTGCTTGCAACCATTATTGGCACGAGTGGGGCATTAGGGATATATTCAATTAAGAATATGCAAGTTCGTACGTTGATTTTAGGATTGAATAATATTTTGTTGGTCTCACCAGATGTAATTATTGGTTCTAGTTTCTTGATTTTCTTCACTGTTCTGGGAATTAAGTTAGGGTTTACCTCAGTCTTACTTTCGCATATTGCGTTCAGTATTCCAATTGTTGTTTTGATGGTACTGCCTAAATTACAAGAAATGAATTCGTCATTTATCAATGTTGCACAAGATCTTGGAGCGAATCAGTGGCAGATATTAAAAGGTGTCATCTTGCCGATTATCACACCTGGAATGATAGCAGGTTATTTTATGGCATTTACTTATTCACTAGATGATTTTGCGGTGACATTTTTTGTGACCGGAAATGGTTTTGAAACACTATCTGTTGAAATATACTCAAGAGCAAGGCAAGGGATTAGCCTAGAAATTAACGCTTTGAGTGCATTAATGTTCCTATTCTCACTAGTTTTAGTAATTGGATACTATTTTATTAGTAAGGATAGTCCTAAGAGTAAGCGCAAGGACCAGAAAGCACAGCAAAATTTGATTAGATAG
- the rarD gene encoding EamA family transporter RarD, with protein sequence MEKRHLGVNAALAAYILWGLLGVFWELLSVVPALDTLAYRIVFSLITIGIVLTVQKDWGTIWQTIKQLIKSRKIFWIILSSYLISLNWFIYIYMVTHHEATEASLGYYIMPLMNVIIALVFLHEKLSRSKIIALLLVIIGVVILTFQTGSLPLNTLLMAGSFCFYGLIKKQVQLPATISLTLETFFVAPIAIIYLLLSPHVITQNGLGVSTLLVLSGVITVIPLLLFAVATKNTDFITLGFIQYLNPTIQLLMAIFVMKESFDWHKAIVFIFIWLGVLVFILGNVHGVHRIKAKK encoded by the coding sequence ATGGAGAAAAGACATTTAGGTGTAAATGCAGCTTTAGCGGCGTATATTTTGTGGGGGCTATTAGGCGTATTTTGGGAATTGCTTAGTGTGGTACCTGCATTGGATACACTTGCATATAGAATTGTTTTTTCGTTAATTACAATTGGCATCGTACTGACTGTTCAAAAAGATTGGGGGACTATCTGGCAAACAATTAAGCAGTTGATTAAGAGCCGCAAGATTTTTTGGATCATCCTAAGTTCATATTTAATCTCTCTTAATTGGTTCATTTATATCTACATGGTTACCCATCACGAAGCAACTGAAGCAAGTCTGGGATATTATATAATGCCATTGATGAATGTGATTATTGCGCTTGTATTTCTTCATGAAAAATTATCACGTTCAAAAATTATTGCTCTTTTATTGGTTATTATTGGAGTGGTAATTCTTACATTTCAAACAGGGTCACTGCCCTTAAATACATTGTTAATGGCTGGCTCGTTTTGTTTTTATGGATTAATTAAGAAGCAAGTTCAATTGCCAGCGACAATTTCACTAACATTAGAAACCTTTTTTGTAGCGCCAATTGCAATAATATATCTTTTACTTTCTCCACATGTCATAACACAAAACGGTCTAGGAGTAAGTACTTTGCTTGTACTTAGCGGTGTTATCACAGTAATTCCATTATTATTATTTGCAGTAGCGACAAAAAATACTGATTTTATAACTCTTGGATTTATTCAATATCTAAATCCAACAATTCAATTGTTAATGGCAATTTTTGTGATGAAGGAGTCATTTGATTGGCATAAAGCAATCGTCTTTATTTTCATATGGTTAGGCGTTTTAGTGTTTATTTTAGGTAACGTACATGGAGTACACAGAATCAAGGCTAAAAAATAA
- a CDS encoding ABC transporter ATP-binding protein, with amino-acid sequence MVESIITFRNVTKKYKDTVILEKISFELEKGKFYTLLGPSGCGKTTTLSLIAGFIEESSGDILMNEQKINHIPANKRKINTVFQDYALFPHLNVFDNIAFGLKIKKKSKKEIKAKVTEALKMVRLPGFEDREISEMSGGQKQRVAIARALVNEPEVLLLDEPLSALDMKLRKEMQYELRQLQKRLGITFIFVTHDQEEALAMSDEIFVMNHGKIIQRGTPTAIYDEPLNRFVADFIGESNIVEGTMVADGMVKFAGKTFECVDGGMEANEPIEVVLRPEDIEVTTAQKGKVIGTVISQLFRGVHYEIVCTDIDGNEWKIRSTKKVAVGANVGLDFESEAIHIMRFNETEANFYQRLEDYQGS; translated from the coding sequence ATGGTTGAGTCAATTATTACATTTCGTAATGTAACCAAAAAATATAAAGATACGGTAATTTTGGAAAAAATCAGTTTTGAGTTGGAGAAGGGCAAGTTCTATACTTTGCTAGGTCCATCTGGTTGTGGGAAAACCACCACATTATCTCTAATTGCAGGATTTATTGAAGAGAGTTCTGGGGATATTTTGATGAATGAACAAAAAATAAATCATATTCCGGCTAATAAGAGGAAAATTAACACGGTTTTTCAAGATTACGCGCTCTTTCCACATCTAAATGTCTTTGATAACATCGCGTTTGGATTGAAGATTAAAAAGAAAAGTAAAAAAGAAATAAAGGCAAAAGTAACTGAGGCACTTAAAATGGTAAGGTTACCAGGATTTGAAGATCGCGAAATTAGTGAGATGTCCGGTGGGCAAAAGCAGCGAGTAGCAATTGCCAGAGCCTTGGTAAATGAACCAGAAGTATTGCTGTTAGATGAACCTCTGTCAGCGTTAGACATGAAATTACGAAAAGAAATGCAATATGAGTTGCGACAATTGCAAAAGCGGTTAGGAATAACCTTTATTTTTGTTACCCATGATCAAGAAGAAGCTCTTGCCATGAGCGATGAAATCTTTGTAATGAATCATGGTAAGATAATTCAACGCGGTACGCCAACTGCTATATATGACGAACCATTAAATCGCTTTGTGGCTGATTTTATCGGAGAAAGTAATATTGTTGAAGGAACCATGGTAGCTGATGGAATGGTCAAATTTGCGGGTAAAACTTTCGAGTGTGTTGATGGTGGAATGGAAGCTAATGAGCCGATTGAAGTTGTTTTGCGACCAGAAGATATCGAAGTAACTACAGCACAAAAGGGTAAAGTTATCGGAACGGTTATTTCACAACTATTTCGTGGAGTTCACTATGAGATTGTTTGTACAGATATAGATGGAAATGAATGGAAGATTAGATCTACGAAAAAAGTTGCGGTCGGCGCAAATGTTGGTTTAGATTTTGAATCTGAAGCAATTCATATCATGCGTTTTAATGAAACAGAAGCTAATTTTTACCAGCGATTAGAAGATTATCAAGGGAGCTAG
- the efp gene encoding elongation factor P, translated as MIEAIELKVGMIFQKNGKLIKVLETNHHKPGKGNTVMQMKLNDIRSGSIVQTTMRPTEKVDLAIVDKKKAQFLYKQDDIVFFMDLDTYEQYELPAQLIEAESKYLIPDLQVQLNFCNNELIGVDLPTIVEMTVVETEPTIKGATAASGGKPATMDTGLIVVVPDFIKNGEKLVINTGNGTYKQRA; from the coding sequence ATGATAGAAGCAATTGAATTAAAAGTAGGAATGATTTTTCAAAAAAATGGGAAACTCATAAAGGTACTTGAGACAAACCATCATAAACCTGGCAAGGGCAATACTGTTATGCAAATGAAGCTAAACGACATTCGTTCTGGTTCTATTGTTCAGACAACTATGCGTCCCACAGAAAAAGTTGACTTAGCAATAGTTGATAAAAAGAAAGCTCAGTTTTTATATAAACAAGATGATATCGTCTTCTTTATGGACTTAGATACCTACGAGCAATACGAATTACCTGCTCAGCTAATTGAAGCTGAAAGTAAGTACTTGATCCCTGATTTACAAGTTCAATTGAACTTTTGTAATAATGAGTTAATTGGAGTCGATTTACCAACAATAGTTGAAATGACTGTCGTTGAAACTGAACCAACTATTAAGGGCGCAACTGCCGCTAGTGGTGGAAAGCCTGCAACAATGGATACAGGCCTTATTGTTGTTGTTCCTGATTTCATCAAAAATGGTGAAAAACTAGTTATCAACACTGGGAATGGAACATATAAACAACGAGCTTAA
- a CDS encoding ABC transporter permease, giving the protein MKAKGLYFSSYVLWLLLFVLAPVALILYQSFIGINGDFTVANYENFFKISAYLQMTFNSVFYAGLITLITLLLSYPTAYFLTKTKYKQLWLMLIILPTWINILLKAYAFIGIFSQAGPVNRAFEWLGLGSHQLLFTNTSFMLVAAYIELPFMILPIFNAIDELDESLINVSRDLGANKFQTFWNVIFPLTLNGIKSGVQVVFIPSLSLFMLTRLIGGNKVITLGTAIEENFLVTQDWGMGSTIGVILIVTMILIMFFTGDRRRRRK; this is encoded by the coding sequence ATGAAAGCAAAAGGACTCTATTTTAGTTCATATGTCCTCTGGTTGCTCTTATTTGTCCTAGCTCCTGTTGCACTAATTTTATATCAATCATTTATCGGAATTAATGGTGATTTTACTGTTGCTAATTATGAAAACTTCTTTAAAATTAGTGCTTATTTACAAATGACCTTTAATTCAGTTTTTTATGCGGGATTAATCACACTAATAACATTGTTGCTAAGTTATCCAACTGCCTATTTTTTAACAAAAACCAAGTATAAACAACTTTGGTTAATGTTGATTATTTTACCGACTTGGATAAATATTTTGTTGAAGGCATATGCATTCATCGGAATCTTCAGTCAAGCAGGACCAGTCAATAGAGCTTTTGAATGGTTAGGCTTAGGATCACACCAGCTATTATTTACCAATACTAGCTTTATGCTAGTTGCTGCTTATATTGAATTACCGTTTATGATATTGCCAATTTTTAACGCAATTGATGAACTTGATGAATCACTTATTAATGTTAGCCGTGACTTAGGAGCTAACAAATTTCAAACTTTTTGGAACGTGATCTTCCCCCTGACCTTAAATGGGATAAAAAGTGGGGTCCAGGTTGTTTTTATTCCATCACTTTCACTATTTATGCTGACACGTTTAATTGGTGGAAACAAGGTAATTACATTGGGAACCGCGATTGAAGAGAATTTCCTTGTTACCCAAGACTGGGGGATGGGTTCAACGATTGGTGTTATTCTGATTGTTACAATGATTTTAATTATGTTCTTCACTGGAGATAGGAGAAGGAGGAGAAAATGA
- the glyA gene encoding serine hydroxymethyltransferase: protein MDYKEFDSELWQAIAAEEKRQQGNLELIASENIVSKAVLAAQGSVLTNKYAEGYPGKRYYGGCEYIDVVESLAIERAKKIFGAKFANVQPHSGSQANAAAYLALIQPGDTVLGMDLAAGGHLTHGSPVNFSGKTYNFVGYGVDKNTEMLDYDEILELAKKHRPKLIVAGASAYSRIIDFAKFKKIADEVGAKLMVDMAHIAGLVAAGVHPSPVPYADITTTTTHKTLRGPRGGMILTNDETLAKKINSAIFPGIQGGPLEHVIAGKAAAFKEALDPSFKEYCKQVIANTAAMADVFTKSKKARLVSGGTDNHLILVDVLGFGLNGKQAEKLLDSVNITVNKNSIPFETLSPFKTSGIRVGTAAITSRGFKEADAAKVAKLIVEVLEAPENSETLKKVAKEVKVLTDAHPIYADGAVR, encoded by the coding sequence ATGGATTATAAAGAGTTTGATTCAGAATTATGGCAGGCGATTGCTGCTGAAGAGAAGCGACAACAAGGTAACTTGGAGTTGATTGCTTCAGAAAATATTGTGTCAAAAGCGGTACTTGCTGCCCAAGGAAGTGTATTGACTAATAAATACGCTGAGGGTTATCCCGGAAAGCGGTACTATGGTGGATGCGAGTACATAGATGTTGTTGAGAGTTTAGCAATTGAACGGGCTAAGAAAATATTTGGAGCAAAATTTGCTAATGTACAGCCACATTCAGGGTCACAGGCAAATGCAGCCGCATATTTGGCGTTAATTCAACCTGGCGATACTGTTTTGGGAATGGATTTAGCTGCAGGAGGACATTTGACCCATGGTTCTCCAGTTAATTTTAGCGGTAAAACATACAACTTTGTCGGATATGGTGTGGACAAGAATACTGAAATGCTTGATTATGATGAAATTCTAGAATTAGCCAAGAAACATCGGCCAAAGTTAATTGTTGCGGGGGCAAGTGCTTATTCAAGAATAATTGACTTTGCAAAGTTTAAAAAAATTGCGGATGAAGTTGGAGCAAAACTCATGGTCGACATGGCCCATATTGCTGGCCTCGTCGCCGCAGGAGTACATCCAAGCCCAGTTCCATATGCTGACATTACAACTACTACGACCCATAAGACACTACGTGGACCTCGTGGTGGTATGATTTTGACAAATGATGAAACACTGGCAAAAAAAATAAATAGTGCAATTTTTCCAGGTATTCAAGGAGGACCATTAGAACATGTGATTGCTGGTAAGGCAGCAGCGTTCAAGGAAGCTCTTGATCCTAGTTTCAAGGAATATTGCAAGCAGGTTATTGCGAATACTGCAGCAATGGCTGATGTGTTTACAAAGTCCAAAAAAGCACGGTTAGTTTCTGGTGGAACTGATAATCATTTAATCTTAGTTGATGTATTAGGCTTTGGATTAAATGGAAAACAAGCCGAGAAGTTATTAGATTCAGTCAATATTACTGTTAATAAGAACTCAATTCCATTTGAGACGCTGAGTCCATTCAAGACTAGTGGAATTCGAGTTGGGACAGCTGCAATCACTAGCCGTGGATTTAAAGAAGCTGATGCTGCAAAAGTAGCAAAATTGATTGTAGAAGTGTTAGAAGCACCTGAAAATTCAGAAACATTAAAAAAGGTTGCAAAAGAAGTAAAAGTATTAACCGATGCACATCCAATTTATGCAGATGGGGCTGTCAGATGA
- a CDS encoding YbgA family protein: MEKWQVSWAQNKYWVMSRSQQYYNEIRVLAKENHWDEECQQRYEQILQEIDDMMPTRKTLTTAYQHVWGYFKKQATLEEKQNYQILLKKLEEKNDELGRYLVELTDKYEVKYLAESALIKRLREASK; encoded by the coding sequence TTGGAAAAGTGGCAGGTGTCTTGGGCACAGAATAAATATTGGGTAATGTCGCGTTCACAGCAGTATTACAACGAGATTAGGGTTCTAGCGAAAGAAAATCATTGGGATGAAGAATGTCAGCAAAGATATGAGCAAATTCTGCAAGAAATAGATGACATGATGCCAACAAGAAAAACATTAACAACGGCTTATCAACATGTGTGGGGATATTTCAAAAAGCAAGCGACTCTTGAAGAAAAGCAAAATTATCAAATATTGTTAAAGAAACTTGAAGAAAAAAATGATGAATTAGGGCGATATTTGGTTGAATTAACAGATAAGTATGAAGTAAAGTATCTTGCAGAGTCCGCACTGATAAAGAGATTAAGAGAGGCAAGTAAATGA
- a CDS encoding DUF72 domain-containing protein, with amino-acid sequence MYTIGLTSWSEHRSLIKNIDHPLTLQEYSAFFPTVELDTFFYGIPRVTSVAAWLTKVPSDFKFVIKANRSFTLHPGEELTKDELSKKINAFKEAISPLIEQNALKTILCQFPPYFDATAKNVAYLKYLIKELAGLPLSFEFRNRSWFNSQIFNSLITFCTQNKITLVAVDEPSIGRLSVPFKPVITNKQLLLIRLHGRNKAGWQHIGPDWRKYRTLYDYSDEELNRLKDTLFSLQNSVQEICIIFNNNSGGHAAQNALSLKKMLNVQFHNLNKKPPEQLDFF; translated from the coding sequence ATGTATACTATTGGGCTAACTTCATGGAGTGAGCACAGATCACTGATTAAAAATATTGATCATCCACTGACCTTACAAGAATACAGTGCTTTCTTCCCAACGGTTGAACTTGATACATTCTTTTATGGTATTCCACGGGTTACGAGTGTCGCTGCCTGGCTCACGAAGGTTCCTAGCGATTTTAAGTTTGTCATCAAAGCCAATCGTTCTTTCACACTTCACCCTGGAGAAGAATTAACAAAAGATGAGCTTTCAAAAAAAATTAATGCGTTCAAAGAAGCTATTAGTCCACTGATTGAACAAAACGCACTTAAAACTATCTTATGCCAATTTCCACCTTATTTTGATGCTACAGCAAAAAATGTGGCCTACTTAAAATATCTGATAAAAGAACTTGCAGGTCTCCCACTTTCCTTTGAGTTTAGAAATCGTAGTTGGTTTAATTCACAAATATTCAATTCACTCATTACTTTTTGTACTCAAAATAAGATAACTTTAGTCGCCGTTGATGAACCTTCTATTGGTCGATTATCGGTTCCTTTCAAACCAGTTATCACCAACAAACAACTTTTATTGATTAGACTTCATGGCAGAAACAAAGCAGGATGGCAGCACATAGGGCCTGACTGGCGTAAGTACAGAACTCTTTATGATTATTCTGATGAAGAACTCAATCGTTTGAAAGATACCTTATTTTCTCTACAAAATTCAGTTCAAGAAATTTGTATTATTTTCAATAATAATTCTGGTGGTCACGCGGCGCAAAATGCACTGTCATTAAAAAAAATGTTGAATGTCCAATTCCACAATCTCAACAAAAAGCCACCAGAACAATTGGACTTTTTTTAA
- a CDS encoding peptide deformylase: MIRRINSDIDKLRLKSKPATKADKQIIIDLIDTLKAHEDECVGMAANMIDEYKRIIICQMGPFAVPMINPVITKKSKSYQATEGCLSLAGQRKISRYKSITVEYLDKEFVQQRQVFSEFIAQIIQHEIDHCDGIII, translated from the coding sequence ATGATTCGCAGAATTAACAGTGATATTGACAAGTTAAGACTTAAATCTAAGCCAGCAACTAAGGCTGATAAGCAGATAATTATTGATTTGATAGATACTTTAAAGGCACACGAAGATGAATGCGTAGGAATGGCTGCAAATATGATTGATGAATATAAGCGGATAATTATTTGTCAGATGGGACCATTTGCAGTACCTATGATTAATCCAGTGATTACTAAAAAAAGTAAATCATATCAAGCAACAGAGGGATGCTTATCCCTTGCTGGTCAAAGAAAGATAAGTCGATATAAAAGTATCACAGTTGAATATCTGGATAAGGAGTTTGTACAACAAAGACAAGTTTTTTCAGAATTTATTGCACAAATTATTCAACATGAGATAGATCATTGTGATGGCATTATTATTTAA